In one Conger conger chromosome 5, fConCon1.1, whole genome shotgun sequence genomic region, the following are encoded:
- the LOC133128272 gene encoding trace amine-associated receptor 4-like, producing the protein MYMFMVFTILMTVCGNLLVIISISHFRQLHSPTNLLVLSLACTDWFLGSFIMPYSMIRSVENCWYFGETTCKMHSSFDMMMTITSILHLCLISVDRYWAICKPLQYKTLVSMQKVACLIVITWIFSFGFVFGVVLSKVHSVGMEEFIMMNSCAGTCLLILNKEWGVVAALVAFFIPGTVMTSLYLKVFYVARSHARKINDSLAVTGEINNHKNRLSEQREKKAAKTLGFVMGVFLLCWLPFFITIVVDPFINFSTPSSVFDGLMWLGYVNSTCNPLIYGFFYPWFQKVFKMIITGKVFHSGSSSLNIYSSKI; encoded by the coding sequence ATGTACATGTTCATGGTGTTCACCATTCTGATGACTGTCTGTGGAAACCTGCTGGTCATCATCTCCATCTCTCATTTCAGACAGCTCCATTCTCCAACAAACCTCCTCGTCCTCTCTTTAGCATGCACTGACTGGTTCTTGGGGTCTTTCATTATGCCCTATAGTATGATCAGATCTGTGGAAAACTGTTGGTATTTTGGAGAAACTACATGCAAAATGCACTCTAGTTTTGACATGATGATGACCATTACATCCATTTTGCATCTCTGTCTAATTTCTGTTGACAGATATTGGGCCATCTGTAAGCCTCTTCAGTACAAAACCTTGGTATCCATGCAAAAGGTGGCCTGCCTCATTGTCATCACATGGATTTTCTCATTTGGATTTGTTTTTGGCGTGGTTCTCTCAAAGGTTCATTCGGTCGGCATGGAGGAGTTCATCATGATGAACTCCTGTGCAGGCACCTGTCTTCTGATTCTCAACAAAGAATGGGGAGTTGTAGCAGCTTTAGTGGCCTTTTTCATTCCAGGAACAGTAATGACATCACTCTATCTTAAGGTTTTCTATGTTGCCAGAAGCCATGCCAGAAAGATCAATGACAGCTTGGCAGTGACGGGAGAAATAAATAACCACAAGAACCGCTTGTCTGAGCAACGAGAGAAAAAGGCTGCAAAGACACTTGGCTTTGTGATGGGAGTCTTTCTGTTGTGTTGGCTACCATTTTTTATCACCATTGTTGTAGATCCTTTCATTAATTTTTCAACTCCGAGTAGTGTATTTGATGGTCTTATGTGGTTGGGGTATGTTAATTCTACTTGTAACCCTCTCATTTATGGATTTTTCTATCCCTGGTTTCAGAAAGTGTTTAAAATGATTATAACGGGGAAGGTTTTTCACAGTGGTTCTTCATCACTAAATATTTATTCATCGAAAATATAA